GTGAATTTCATTCTTTTGCACAAGAGAGACAACTTAAAGTGAGTGGATCCTAAAAAGCACGAGCATATTTTACCACTTACTGTATTAATTTGGAGCCAAGGACAATCCTAGAATAGAATAGGATGTACAAACTCCCCAGTAGCAGAAGTCACAACGTCCACAAGGACAGTAGTTTGCTTTAACTGTAGTAAAAGTAACCATAGATACAAACATGCAGAAGAATGACATACAGAATCAAGCAGGTAACTTAAAAATATGAAGTCATGAAACTTCTCAGTGGAAGAATTACCATTAACCATGGCAACTATCATATGCCAATTCTAAATATACAAATAGGCCAAAGTTTCCATGGCTATCAGTTTCCAGAAGTTTGATGGAATCATCTGTATATCTATTATTTCTACTTAACAATCCATCATGTCCAACTCCTAGCATCTATATTGGATATATACAAAAATTCAGATTTCGGTGAGACCTCCCGTAGGACACTAGGATGGAGTACCATCTCCATGTGTTAGGACAGGACCATCCCGCTATCATTCCAACATCCTGATCAGGACGTCTTGAGACATTCTCTATCCCAAGTGTCAGAATGAGGCAAGACGATGACGCATCTCGTTCCATGAGAAAACTAGGCAGCCCCATCTCACAAAATTTAAAACCTTGGATATGCATTCTAATTGGATTCACCTCAAACACTTGAACGGTATCAACATTTTCTGTTGTAGCTTTTAAAAATCATTAGTTGGACGACTACAAGAATGAGCTTGAAAATGTCAAAACGTAAATTGTTGTTTATTTGAAAGATTGGTTACGAATGTTGGTACTAAAATAACTTTGTTAAATGCCATTTTTTGCAAAATTTTTGAGGTAATTAAAGTATTGGAAGACCTTAACAAATAAAATCTTCTAACATTTCCCGgcatataatatttaattaaaatataaatactaGTTAAATTCTTTTTCTATGCATCCCTTTACCTCCTTTTCTCCTCTTGTCGAGTCAAAGTCAAGTACATGGTCATGTACCCAAATCTGATTCTTATGTTAGTGTCATTGCTTGAGGCTGCTATTTACCAGGGCATGGGTGTCAGAAAATGATGCAACATGACGGGTATCAAGCACAGGCCTCTATGATAATGCCTATAAATGCCAAATTTTTGAGGGTTTCATAGCACACATAACTACAAAGATTGCTTTCTAGCAATTAGCAATATTGGTGTTGATGGTGGTATAAGAAATAATGATAACAATAACAACAgttgtaataataataataataataatgcaaAGATTATTTGAATACATACAGAAGTTGATCTAGGCCTTTCTAAGGAGGACATCTAGATAAAGATACGAAGTCTCGTATTTTTTCGACCAGAATGTTTGAAAGATTTCTCCATACCAAGTTCCCTTCCAGCATTTTGCCCATGATACAACAAATACACAAGCAAGCAACAGAAAATCAACAGGAAGAACATAACAGAAAACAAAAGCAAGAATGGAAGCATTACCGCAGGACCCGATATGACTATGATTCGAtcatctgactcaggttcagtctCAAGAATTTTGATTTCACAACCTGTTTCATGTTGAAGAGTCTTAATAATGCTCCCTCCTTTTCCTATCACGCTACCAACTTTGTCATTGGAACACATCAACCGATGAGTTAGTAGCTCCGGAGAAACTGGAGGTTGGCCCGGTGAAACAGCTCCATGGAATTTAGAGACAGGTGCAGCAATGCTTGAATGATAATCAGTGACGTCATATGGTCTACTGGAAAAAGGTGGTCCCTGAATCGGAAGATGATAGCTGGCTGGTGGAAGACCTTCTGGCCTAGGAATAGAAGCAAATGGATGAGACGATGGCCCAGAAGGATTGTTTGCAGGAAATGAATCACGATCACGAGGTGGATTCTCCAGGAGCTGCTGCGAAATGGATTGGAGAGCTTTCTTCACTGAATCAACCGCTCCTGTTATCtgcagaaaaatattaaaaaaagaacACTTATCATTCCACAAATATCATAAACTAGGATTTGAAACATGCTTCTCTAAACGATCCAAATCCAAAGATGCATACAAAACAAGGATAAACAAGAACAACCAGCAAGTggaataggaaaaaaaaataagaaggagacCAAGCAATGCAATAAATGATGCTCATCAgcaaattttaagttaaaaaacAACGAAAGAAGATCACTCATACAGCCTGCAACCTTTTCTGTTAAATGTCAAAATTAAGTTGCCTTCTACTTCTACAAGGGTAGGAGGAATAATAGAAACACTCAGATTAAGAGAATTTCTTACTTGGACAATTTCATCATTTGGTGAGGCACAAAGAGGAAGTTTATCCCTAGGAAGTATTCTGATCTGGGCCCCACTTTCAGCTGACATCTGCTTAATTACACTCCCACCCTTCCCGAGGAGGCAACCAACTTGGCTAGATAGAACCAGGAGTCTCACAATAACTGAAGAATTCTTGTTGCTTGGTTCATCTCCACCATCATTGTCTGTGTCGCCTTCAACAATCCTCTCGAAAACAAGCAGGAGAGCCTTAAGTGCTGAAGATGTCGCCTTCTCTGATTTCGTGTCCTCTACAGCATCAGTTTCCTCTTTCCTTTCATCATTATCAGCAACTTCCTTGGCATCATCATCACCACCACCAACAGCAGCTTCCGCATCTTCATTGTCTTCCTTATGCTGCTCATTACCAGCTTCCACATCTCTCTCTGAAGAAGTTATAACTACTATTCTCTCATCACATCCAGGGACAATTTCTTCAAGTCTGATCTTTGCACCAGTCTCCTGGCGTATCCTTGCTACAATGCCACCACCTTTACCAATCACACTTCCAGACTTGGAAGCAGGGCAAAGCAGACGGAAGATAATAGCCCCGGCTAATGCTTTCAACTGATGCGGCTGTGTGATAGAATGTGTGGTTTTTTGCCACTTGCTCCTACCATGTGGTTCCAAAAGGCTACGTTCGTAAGGTCGTTTTGAAGGTGTAAATGGAACAGCCATGTCTGTCTCCGAACACCAAAAGAAGAATTAGTAGGCAGAAATGACCCACATAGAGAAACAAAACATCAATCAAGAGGGAAAAAAAACATGGTCGACCATTATAAGTACTGGGATTTGCCTAGATAAACACGCATTAAGAGCGACATATGATAAGGAAAATCTGCTGAGATCAAATACTTAGTCACTTGGAAAGCACAGCCAGTGACAGCATTCAAACCCAGGGATTGTCATGCATCCCCAACAAGCACAAACCAGCCGAATTTCTATGAAACCTTGCTACATAACTGAACTGTTTCTAATCAGTTAGTCAATAACTACATAAGCTGTTCCGGATTTGGCTGAATTTGGTGGAGAAGGTGGCTAATTTCAACAGCAGAAACTATCACACACATGCACACGCACACATAATAACTAAAATAAGGTCTCTTCGAAGGTATAATACAAAAAAAAGCCATAACCTTCCCTCACTCTTGAAACTTGAAATGAAAATGGTAGAATGAAGTAACTCACAGAAAGTAAAAATACAgcagaaaagaattttttttaacaaaaagggAACAAACATcaagaatgaaatgaaaatggtAGTACAAAAGTGGCTCACAGAAAGAAAAAATACATAGAAAacagattttttaaaataaaaaataaaaaaagaataaacaTCAACACTTGATAATACAGCCAAGTCACACAAAAACAGAAAACAGAATACATGCAAAAAACTAGATAAAGAAGCAGGATACAAATTGACATGTTCATAGCACAATATCAATGAAAATGACTGATTCAAGctcttttctcctttctttttctgcTTATCAATCACATCAATCTCAAAATCTAGCACACACAATATCCCTGTTCACCAAATGATTTGTTGTCAATATATATACACGCACATATATATGCACATAACCACTTAATTAAAATGAGATGaacaaaatcttagaaaaatgCTGAATGTATCAAGAATAAACGGGTTTTTTTTCATAACCAATGATGAAAGCCCCATGCTCAATTGTATCATCCTGTTTTACAATCCAAATTGTTTTAAAGTCAGGCTCAGAGATTGTCGTGCTTCGTTGTGACAAGCTCTCAGGCATTATCAACTATTTACAAACATTTCTATGAGTTCTTGCCGCATATCATGCAGTTGTATACCAATTCAACAAGACATGCTACAATAAACTCTTGAAAGGTGTAGGATGAAATTCATACCCTTCCCAGTTGTTGAGAATGAGAGGCAGAAATAGTTAGTAGAATGTAATCAATAAAAGGATCATAGATTTTAACCAACAGGGGAACAAAGAACAGAATTTAACATGTGCAACATTAGAAATACAACAAAACTCAAGGCTCACATAAACAAAAAGTACAAAGAGAACTGGATATAACAAGCAAACTCAGAGATTACATAAGAAACAATCCCAACCCAAAAATTCAACACAACAACAAAATTAGAATAATACAAGCTTTAACCATAGTAAACCACCTAAAGCTTAAAGGAGATTTGCTTTTTCACCTTATCTTTAAGAGAAACTCTTGGGTATCAGAATGTTTTGACCTAATTCTAGAtcttttcatgtaaaaaatcaTGCATTTTGCTGGTCGTGCTCCCCTGGAACAGGCCTGCAGATATTCTCTAGTATTTAGTACATCCAATGCATTATTTTTCTGTATAACGTCGTATAGAACATGTCACTGAATTCTAATTTAAGACTTTATATGTTGTGATAAGCTGCTCAGCATTTGTGGGAGATGGCAaagttaaaagaagaaaaaagggacatggaaaaaaaaaaactgtgaTGAGGTCTCCTTCACACAGTGTCGACGAAATCTGCATGCACCATTTCTAAACACCAAAACCAAAAATAGAAAGTGATTATAGACAGAACCAGtacatcaaccaaaaaaaaaaggaaagattaAACAAACAAATGTGGTCCAATTGCACAGCACATGGAAACAAAAGTTTGTTAAGACATATCTATGAAACcagaaaaaattttgacagccTAACAAACAGCAAATAGATTTTTACTCATTCAACCCCCCACCCACCTAGATCTTTCCCTTTTCTTGGGAGAGGAGAG
The sequence above is a segment of the Elaeis guineensis isolate ETL-2024a chromosome 7, EG11, whole genome shotgun sequence genome. Coding sequences within it:
- the LOC105048354 gene encoding RNA-binding KH domain-containing protein RCF3 isoform X1, producing MAVPFTPSKRPYERSLLEPHGRSKWQKTTHSITQPHQLKALAGAIIFRLLCPASKSGSVIGKGGGIVARIRQETGAKIRLEEIVPGCDERIVVITSSERDVEAGNEQHKEDNEDAEAAVGGGDDDAKEVADNDERKEETDAVEDTKSEKATSSALKALLLVFERIVEGDTDNDGGDEPSNKNSSVIVRLLVLSSQVGCLLGKGGSVIKQMSAESGAQIRILPRDKLPLCASPNDEIVQITGAVDSVKKALQSISQQLLENPPRDRDSFPANNPSGPSSHPFASIPRPEGLPPASYHLPIQGPPFSSRPYDVTDYHSSIAAPVSKFHGAVSPGQPPVSPELLTHRLMCSNDKVGSVIGKGGSIIKTLQHETGCEIKILETEPESDDRIIVISGPALPNDRISPVQDAVLRVQHRIMMAVPDNKESMVLSRLLVASNQTGCLLGKGGAVIAEMRKLSGAHIRILGKDQIPKGVPENDEVVQINGEFGAVQEALLQITTRLKHHIFRDKLPPSAHPAFVKQILPFGPFVGRRDSPPRLYSNLPSFQKVSVGRPYDERSAFAHTFHGTSLPPSHERAAPWAPQGMRESGGPMPMPDYPGGAPPRRISGFAGGSQPAVITNTTVDVVVPRSLVPSIYGEEGGCLRRIREISEAKITITEPRPEAKETLIIISGTPDQTHAAQSLIQAFILSESGAP
- the LOC105048354 gene encoding RNA-binding KH domain-containing protein RCF3 isoform X2, whose translation is MAVPFTPSKRPYERSLLEPHGRSKWQKTTHSITQPHQLKALAGAIIFRLLCPASKSGSVIGKGGGIVARIRQETGAKIRLEEIVPGCDERIVVITSSERDVEAGNEQHKEDNEDAEAAVGGGDDDAKEVADNDERKEETDAVEDTKSEKATSSALKALLLVFERIVEGDTDNDGGDEPSNKNSSVIVRLLVLSSQVGCLLGKGGSVIKQMSAESGAQIRILPRDKLPLCASPNDEIVQITGAVDSVKKALQSISQQLLENPPRDRDSFPANNPSGPSSHPFASIPRPEGLPPASYHLPIQGPPFSSRPYDVTDYHSSIAAPVSKFHGAVSPGQPPVSPELLTHRLMCSNDKVGSVIGKGGSIIKTLQHETGCEIKILETEPESDDRIIVISGPALPNDRISPVQDAVLRVQHRIMMAVPDNKESMVLSRLLVASNQTGCLLGKGGAVIAEMRKLSGAHIRILGKDQIPKGVPENDEVVQINGEFGAVQEALLQITTRLKHHIFRDKLPPSAHPAFVKQILPFGPFVGRRDSPPRLYSNLPSFQKVSVGRPYDERSAFAHTFHGTSLPPSHERAAPWAPQNKFYKLVFFCPLSCILNQCC
- the LOC105048354 gene encoding RNA-binding KH domain-containing protein RCF3 isoform X3, with the protein product MAVPFTPSKRPYERSLLEPHGRSKWQKTTHSITQPHQLKALAGAIIFRLLCPASKSGSVIGKGGGIVARIRQETGAKIRLEEIVPGCDERIVVITSSERDVEAGNEQHKEDNEDAEAAVGGGDDDAKEVADNDERKEETDAVEDTKSEKATSSALKALLLVFERIVEGDTDNDGGDEPSNKNSSVIVRLLVLSSQVGCLLGKGGSVIKQMSAESGAQIRILPRDKLPLCASPNDEIVQITGAVDSVKKALQSISQQLLENPPRDRDSFPANNPSGPSSHPFASIPRPEGLPPASYHLPIQGPPFSSRPYDVTDYHSSIAAPVSKFHGAVSPGQPPVSPELLTHRLMCSNDKVGSVIGKGGSIIKTLQHETGCEIKILETEPESDDRIIVISGPALPNDRISPVQDAVLRVQHRIMMAVPDNKESMVLSRLLVASNQTGCLLGKGGAVIAEMRKLSGAHIRILGKDQIPKGVPENDEVVQINGEFGAVQEALLQITTRLKHHIFRDKLPPSAHPAFVKQILPFGPFVGRRDSPPRLYSNLPSFQKVSVGRPYDERSAFAHTFHGTSLPPSHERAAPWAPQL